The following are encoded together in the Balaenoptera acutorostrata chromosome 9, mBalAcu1.1, whole genome shotgun sequence genome:
- the TALDO1 gene encoding transaldolase — translation MSGSPVKRQRMESALDQLKQFTTVVADTGDFHAIDEYKPQDATTNPSLILAAAQMPAYQELVEEAVAHGRRLGGSREEQITNATDKLFVLFGAEILKKIPGRVSTEVDARLSFDKDAMVARAQRLIDLYKEAGISKDRILIKLSSTWEGIQAGKQLEEQHGVHCNMTLLFSFAQAVACAEAGVTLISPFVGRILDWHVANTDKKSFEPLEDPGVKSVTKIYNYYKKFGYETVVMGASFRNTGEIKALAGCDFLTISPQLLGELLKDHSKLAPTLSVKAAQASDLEKVHLDEKAFRWLHNEDRMAVEKLSDGIRRFAADAVKLERMLTERMFSAENGK, via the exons ATGTCCGGGTCCCCGGTGAAGCGGCAGAGGATGGAGAGCGCGCTGGACCAGCTCAAGCAGTTCACCACCGTGGTGGCCGACACGGGCGACTTCCACG CCATCGACGAGTACAAGCCCCAGGATGCCACCACCAACCCGTCCCTGATCCTAGCCGCGGCGCAGATGCCCGCCTACCAGGAGCTGGTGGAGGAGGCCGTCGCCCACGGCCGGAGGCTGGGCGG ATCACGAGAGGAACAGATTACAAATGCTACTGATAAACTTTTTGTGCTGTTTGGAGCAGAAATACTGAAGAAAATTCCAGGCCGCGTATCCACAGAAGTGGATGCAAG GCTCTCCTTCGATAAGGATGCTATGGTGGCCCGCGCCCAGCGCCTCATCGACCTGTACAAGGAGGCTGGGATCAGCAAGGACCGGATTCTGATAAAGCTGTCGTCCACCTGGGAAGGAATCCAGGCTGGAAA gCAGCTGGAGGAGCAGCATGGCGTCCACTGCAACATGACGCTGCTCTTCTCCTTCGCCCAGGCCGTGGCCTGCGCCGAGGCGGGGGTGACACTCATCTCCCCCTTCGTGGGCCGCATCCTCGACTGGCACGTGGCCAACACGGACAAGAAGTCCTTTGAGCCCCTGGAGGACCCCG GAGTGAAGAGCGTCACCAAGATCTACAACTATTACAAGAAGTTCGGCTACGAGACCGTCGTCATGGGCGCCTCCTTCCGCAACACGGGCGAGATCAAGGCCCTGGCGGGCTGCGACTTCCTCACCATCTCACCCCAGCTCCTGGGGGAGCTGCTCAAGGACCACAGCAAGCTGGCGCCCACGCTCTCGGTCAAGGCAG CGCAGGCCAGTGACCTGGAGAAGGTCCACCTGGACGAGAAGGCCTTCCGCTGGCTGCACAACGAGGACCGCATGGCCGTGGAGAAGCTCTCGGACGGGATCCGCAGGTTCGCCGCGGACGCTGTGAAGCTGGAGCGGATGCTGACG GAACGAATGTTCAGCGCGGAGAACGGAAAATAG